In Sus scrofa isolate TJ Tabasco breed Duroc chromosome 11, Sscrofa11.1, whole genome shotgun sequence, the following proteins share a genomic window:
- the MTIF3 gene encoding translation initiation factor IF-3, mitochondrial isoform X1, with translation MRVIAEAGKTEPGQVEEWNSVQHRLTMAALFLKRLTFQTIRTETSCTARCLGERVGQKTSPAPPHPVASAPRPSCLIHAKAFSTEDTQEERKKKKKDETAFSNIGRKIHERIIHVLDEQGNDLGHMHRANVIRLMAERDLRLVRRDPGAEPPQYQLLTGAQIHQERLRLREAGRAEPKPGPTLTKELTFSSNIGQHDLDTKSKQIQQWIEKKYKVQITIKKGRNAEEPENKMEELCNQILQTMPGIATFSSRPQLIRGGKAMMCVLRPLSRKEEANRAAQGPPRGDPLSREDGNHGASDVLHQ, from the exons ATGCGTGTGATCGCAGAAGCCGGGAAGACTGAGCCGGGGCAGGTGGAAGAGTGGAATTCAGTTCAGCACAGGCTGAC GATGGCTGCTCTTTTTCTAAAGAGGTTAACATTTCAAACCATAAGGACTGAAACTAGCTGCACTGCAAGATGTCTGGGTGAACGCGTGGGACAAAAGACGTCGCCAGCCCCGCCGCACCCTGTCGCTTCTGCCCCCAGACCGTCCTGCCTCATTCACGCAAAAGCTTTTAGTACTGAAGACacccaggaggaaagaaaaaagaaaaaaaaggatgagacGGCTTTTAGTAACATCGGGAGAAAGATCCACGAGCGCATCATCCATGTGCTGGACGAACAGGGCAACGACCTGGGCCACATGCACCGCGCCAACGTCATCAGGCTCATGGCCGAGCGGGACCTGCGGCTGGTGAGGCGGGACCCGGGCGCTGAGCCCCCACAGTACCAGCTCCTGACGGGCGCGCAGATCCACCAGGAGCGGCTGCGCCTCCGAGAGGCCGGGCGGGCCGAGCCTAAGCCAG GACCCACCCTGACAAAGGAACTGACTTTTTCTTCAAACATTGGACAGCATGATTTGGACACCAAGAGTAAACAGATTCAGCAATGGATtgagaaaaaatacaaagttcAAATTACAATAAAGAAAGGGAGGAATGCAGAGGAGCCAGAAAACAAAATG gagGAGCTATGCAACCAAATCCTCCAGACTATGCCTGGAATAGCTACCTTCTCTTCCAGGCCACAGCTCATCAGAGGGGGAAAGGCAATGATGTGTGTTCTTCGCCCCTTGAGCAGAAAGGAGGAAGCGAACAGAGCGGCACAGGGGCCCCCGAGAGGAGACCCGCTGAGCAGAGAAGACGGGAACCATGGGGCCTCCGACGTGCTGCACCAGTGA
- the MTIF3 gene encoding translation initiation factor IF-3, mitochondrial isoform X3 has protein sequence MSPVPIHGRMAALFLKRLTFQTIRTETSCTARCLGERVGQKTSPAPPHPVASAPRPSCLIHAKAFSTEDTQEERKKKKKDETAFSNIGRKIHERIIHVLDEQGNDLGHMHRANVIRLMAERDLRLVRRDPGAEPPQYQLLTGAQIHQERLRLREAGRAEPKPGPTLTKELTFSSNIGQHDLDTKSKQIQQWIEKKYKVQITIKKGRNAEEPENKMEELCNQILQTMPGIATFSSRPQLIRGGKAMMCVLRPLSRKEEANRAAQGPPRGDPLSREDGNHGASDVLHQ, from the exons ATGTCCCCTGTCCCTATCCATGGAAG GATGGCTGCTCTTTTTCTAAAGAGGTTAACATTTCAAACCATAAGGACTGAAACTAGCTGCACTGCAAGATGTCTGGGTGAACGCGTGGGACAAAAGACGTCGCCAGCCCCGCCGCACCCTGTCGCTTCTGCCCCCAGACCGTCCTGCCTCATTCACGCAAAAGCTTTTAGTACTGAAGACacccaggaggaaagaaaaaagaaaaaaaaggatgagacGGCTTTTAGTAACATCGGGAGAAAGATCCACGAGCGCATCATCCATGTGCTGGACGAACAGGGCAACGACCTGGGCCACATGCACCGCGCCAACGTCATCAGGCTCATGGCCGAGCGGGACCTGCGGCTGGTGAGGCGGGACCCGGGCGCTGAGCCCCCACAGTACCAGCTCCTGACGGGCGCGCAGATCCACCAGGAGCGGCTGCGCCTCCGAGAGGCCGGGCGGGCCGAGCCTAAGCCAG GACCCACCCTGACAAAGGAACTGACTTTTTCTTCAAACATTGGACAGCATGATTTGGACACCAAGAGTAAACAGATTCAGCAATGGATtgagaaaaaatacaaagttcAAATTACAATAAAGAAAGGGAGGAATGCAGAGGAGCCAGAAAACAAAATG gagGAGCTATGCAACCAAATCCTCCAGACTATGCCTGGAATAGCTACCTTCTCTTCCAGGCCACAGCTCATCAGAGGGGGAAAGGCAATGATGTGTGTTCTTCGCCCCTTGAGCAGAAAGGAGGAAGCGAACAGAGCGGCACAGGGGCCCCCGAGAGGAGACCCGCTGAGCAGAGAAGACGGGAACCATGGGGCCTCCGACGTGCTGCACCAGTGA
- the MTIF3 gene encoding translation initiation factor IF-3, mitochondrial isoform X4, protein MAALFLKRLTFQTIRTETSCTARCLGERVGQKTSPAPPHPVASAPRPSCLIHAKAFSTEDTQEERKKKKKDETAFSNIGRKIHERIIHVLDEQGNDLGHMHRANVIRLMAERDLRLVRRDPGAEPPQYQLLTGAQIHQERLRLREAGRAEPKPGPTLTKELTFSSNIGQHDLDTKSKQIQQWIEKKYKVQITIKKGRNAEEPENKMEELCNQILQTMPGIATFSSRPQLIRGGKAMMCVLRPLSRKEEANRAAQGPPRGDPLSREDGNHGASDVLHQ, encoded by the exons ATGGCTGCTCTTTTTCTAAAGAGGTTAACATTTCAAACCATAAGGACTGAAACTAGCTGCACTGCAAGATGTCTGGGTGAACGCGTGGGACAAAAGACGTCGCCAGCCCCGCCGCACCCTGTCGCTTCTGCCCCCAGACCGTCCTGCCTCATTCACGCAAAAGCTTTTAGTACTGAAGACacccaggaggaaagaaaaaagaaaaaaaaggatgagacGGCTTTTAGTAACATCGGGAGAAAGATCCACGAGCGCATCATCCATGTGCTGGACGAACAGGGCAACGACCTGGGCCACATGCACCGCGCCAACGTCATCAGGCTCATGGCCGAGCGGGACCTGCGGCTGGTGAGGCGGGACCCGGGCGCTGAGCCCCCACAGTACCAGCTCCTGACGGGCGCGCAGATCCACCAGGAGCGGCTGCGCCTCCGAGAGGCCGGGCGGGCCGAGCCTAAGCCAG GACCCACCCTGACAAAGGAACTGACTTTTTCTTCAAACATTGGACAGCATGATTTGGACACCAAGAGTAAACAGATTCAGCAATGGATtgagaaaaaatacaaagttcAAATTACAATAAAGAAAGGGAGGAATGCAGAGGAGCCAGAAAACAAAATG gagGAGCTATGCAACCAAATCCTCCAGACTATGCCTGGAATAGCTACCTTCTCTTCCAGGCCACAGCTCATCAGAGGGGGAAAGGCAATGATGTGTGTTCTTCGCCCCTTGAGCAGAAAGGAGGAAGCGAACAGAGCGGCACAGGGGCCCCCGAGAGGAGACCCGCTGAGCAGAGAAGACGGGAACCATGGGGCCTCCGACGTGCTGCACCAGTGA
- the MTIF3 gene encoding translation initiation factor IF-3, mitochondrial isoform X2, translating into MAFPLCYVTWRMAALFLKRLTFQTIRTETSCTARCLGERVGQKTSPAPPHPVASAPRPSCLIHAKAFSTEDTQEERKKKKKDETAFSNIGRKIHERIIHVLDEQGNDLGHMHRANVIRLMAERDLRLVRRDPGAEPPQYQLLTGAQIHQERLRLREAGRAEPKPGPTLTKELTFSSNIGQHDLDTKSKQIQQWIEKKYKVQITIKKGRNAEEPENKMEELCNQILQTMPGIATFSSRPQLIRGGKAMMCVLRPLSRKEEANRAAQGPPRGDPLSREDGNHGASDVLHQ; encoded by the exons ATGGCATTTCCCTTGTGCTACGTAACCTGGAG GATGGCTGCTCTTTTTCTAAAGAGGTTAACATTTCAAACCATAAGGACTGAAACTAGCTGCACTGCAAGATGTCTGGGTGAACGCGTGGGACAAAAGACGTCGCCAGCCCCGCCGCACCCTGTCGCTTCTGCCCCCAGACCGTCCTGCCTCATTCACGCAAAAGCTTTTAGTACTGAAGACacccaggaggaaagaaaaaagaaaaaaaaggatgagacGGCTTTTAGTAACATCGGGAGAAAGATCCACGAGCGCATCATCCATGTGCTGGACGAACAGGGCAACGACCTGGGCCACATGCACCGCGCCAACGTCATCAGGCTCATGGCCGAGCGGGACCTGCGGCTGGTGAGGCGGGACCCGGGCGCTGAGCCCCCACAGTACCAGCTCCTGACGGGCGCGCAGATCCACCAGGAGCGGCTGCGCCTCCGAGAGGCCGGGCGGGCCGAGCCTAAGCCAG GACCCACCCTGACAAAGGAACTGACTTTTTCTTCAAACATTGGACAGCATGATTTGGACACCAAGAGTAAACAGATTCAGCAATGGATtgagaaaaaatacaaagttcAAATTACAATAAAGAAAGGGAGGAATGCAGAGGAGCCAGAAAACAAAATG gagGAGCTATGCAACCAAATCCTCCAGACTATGCCTGGAATAGCTACCTTCTCTTCCAGGCCACAGCTCATCAGAGGGGGAAAGGCAATGATGTGTGTTCTTCGCCCCTTGAGCAGAAAGGAGGAAGCGAACAGAGCGGCACAGGGGCCCCCGAGAGGAGACCCGCTGAGCAGAGAAGACGGGAACCATGGGGCCTCCGACGTGCTGCACCAGTGA